The following are from one region of the Rhodopirellula sp. P2 genome:
- a CDS encoding DMT family transporter: MVASMAAFSAEDALVKAAAEVLPVGQILSLFGLGGMLVFAGIAKRNREPLFTADARAPIMLVRMLLEVTGRLFYVLAIALTPLSATTVILQATPLVVVAGAAIVFREKVGLRRWMAVLVGLLGVIVIVGPGTDGFSMLSMLAVIGMLGFAGRDLASRAAPARVSTSILGLYGFLSVLVAGVMSSLWRGEWFVWPTGKVWFCLLGAVLVGVAAYGSLMKAMRTGEVSAVTPFRYSRLLFGVAFGVLLFGEQMNLQMVVGSGLIVLSGLFIIWRKRAPAPKGEVS; this comes from the coding sequence ATGGTTGCCTCCATGGCGGCGTTTTCTGCGGAAGACGCGTTGGTCAAAGCCGCTGCGGAAGTGCTGCCGGTTGGCCAGATCCTGTCCCTGTTTGGGTTGGGAGGCATGTTGGTCTTCGCTGGGATTGCGAAACGCAATCGAGAACCGCTGTTCACGGCGGACGCGCGTGCGCCGATCATGCTGGTTCGCATGTTGTTGGAGGTCACTGGCCGACTGTTCTACGTGCTCGCGATCGCGCTGACCCCGTTGTCGGCAACCACGGTGATACTTCAAGCCACCCCGTTGGTTGTGGTCGCAGGTGCCGCGATCGTATTTCGTGAAAAGGTTGGGCTGCGAAGATGGATGGCGGTCTTGGTCGGCTTGCTCGGGGTGATCGTTATTGTTGGCCCTGGAACGGACGGGTTCTCGATGCTGTCGATGTTGGCTGTCATTGGGATGCTTGGATTTGCCGGGCGAGATCTCGCCAGTCGTGCGGCGCCAGCAAGGGTCAGCACGTCGATTCTTGGTTTGTACGGTTTTCTGTCGGTGTTGGTCGCTGGGGTGATGTCTTCCTTGTGGCGAGGGGAGTGGTTCGTTTGGCCAACCGGCAAGGTCTGGTTCTGTTTGTTGGGAGCGGTGTTGGTGGGCGTGGCCGCGTATGGCAGCTTGATGAAAGCGATGCGGACCGGTGAGGTCTCGGCCGTCACTCCCTTCCGCTACTCGCGATTGCTGTTCGGCGTCGCCTTCGGAGTGTTGCTGTTTGGCGAGCAGATGAACCTGCAGATGGTGGTGGGATCGGGACTGATCGTGTTGTCGGGGTTGTTCATCATTTGGCGAAAGCGGGCACCGGCGCCAAAGGGCGAGGTTTCGTGA
- a CDS encoding Gfo/Idh/MocA family protein codes for MMKPWRIAGINFSHMHMGDLLRQVTEHTDTELVSVCDHDRQSMQPTIDALSIPAENVFTNEIECVRSTQPDLVILCPPTGEHAEWVERLAPLGVHLLVEKPFAASLADADRMIQAMRPTGKQLIINWPARWDRAHYTTWRLINEGTIGDVVEVHHYGGNRGPLYHGAGKVEFEPTAEEKQRSWWYKLDVGGGSLRDYLGYGVTMGTWFNGGQKPLDVTCVTTGTQGLEVDEHSITIARYPAGMSKFETRWGTFTDPWVHQPQPQCGYVVRGTRGTISSYDYATTLRVQTEAHPEGYEHPVEDLPTGETNGIEYTLSRLNQDLPVEGPLSPTIARIGQQIIETAIQSAAQQKTLPLIDR; via the coding sequence ATGATGAAACCTTGGCGAATCGCTGGGATCAATTTTTCTCACATGCACATGGGCGACCTGCTGCGGCAAGTCACCGAGCACACCGACACCGAACTGGTGAGCGTTTGTGATCACGATCGCCAGTCGATGCAGCCAACGATCGATGCGCTGAGCATTCCTGCCGAGAATGTCTTCACCAACGAAATCGAATGTGTTCGATCCACCCAACCCGACCTGGTGATTTTGTGCCCGCCCACCGGCGAGCACGCGGAATGGGTCGAACGCCTCGCTCCACTGGGTGTTCACCTGTTGGTCGAAAAACCTTTTGCGGCCTCCCTCGCCGACGCGGATCGGATGATCCAGGCAATGCGGCCCACGGGAAAACAGTTGATCATCAACTGGCCCGCTCGCTGGGACCGCGCTCACTACACAACTTGGCGTTTGATCAACGAAGGCACCATCGGTGACGTTGTCGAAGTGCATCACTACGGTGGGAACCGGGGGCCTCTTTACCACGGGGCAGGCAAAGTTGAATTCGAACCCACCGCAGAAGAGAAGCAGCGCAGCTGGTGGTACAAACTGGACGTCGGTGGCGGATCACTGCGAGACTACCTCGGCTACGGCGTGACGATGGGCACGTGGTTCAACGGCGGCCAAAAACCACTGGATGTGACCTGCGTCACCACCGGAACCCAAGGGCTGGAAGTCGACGAGCACAGCATCACAATCGCTCGCTACCCCGCTGGCATGTCCAAATTCGAAACTCGCTGGGGAACGTTCACGGATCCATGGGTTCACCAGCCACAACCCCAATGCGGTTACGTCGTTCGAGGAACACGTGGCACCATCTCCAGCTACGACTATGCGACCACCCTGCGAGTCCAAACCGAGGCACATCCGGAAGGCTACGAGCATCCGGTCGAGGACCTCCCAACGGGCGAAACCAACGGGATCGAATACACGCTCTCGCGATTGAACCAAGACCTCCCCGTCGAAGGCCCGCTCTCGCCCACCATCGCCCGAATTGGCCAGCAAATCATCGAGACCGCCATCCAAAGCGCTGCTCAACAGAAAACGCTGCCCTTGATCGATCGCTGA
- a CDS encoding RluA family pseudouridine synthase, producing MPLTSVSTTVDETNEGRVDIIVRELSGTSRSQARGMIDQGCVMINGSPCKSVGTTVKPGDLVAVRYDKHQRYREKKRQWDDRTFEIVFEDEHIIVVNKSAGTLTVPTDRGEPNSLVDRVSIYLSYSKAKKEAFVVHRLDRETSGLLVFAKHEPIADLLIEQFKDRRPTRVFHAIVAGNVVEDEGTFESHLATGSNLDRYETRPGKDTDEAITHYKVVRRLVERESSHGEDTTLIEAQLETSKRNQVRVQFANAGHPVLGEPRYKPKEATHARWHRKRMALHASSLGFFHPVSGEPVNFDTPLPSAMEKFVAGARGRSDRPTGSAPSGEA from the coding sequence ATGCCGCTGACTAGCGTTTCGACCACCGTTGATGAAACCAACGAAGGACGTGTCGATATCATCGTCCGAGAACTCTCTGGAACCTCTCGCAGCCAAGCTCGCGGGATGATCGATCAGGGCTGCGTGATGATCAATGGTTCTCCTTGCAAAAGTGTTGGGACCACGGTCAAACCAGGTGACCTGGTGGCAGTCCGATACGACAAACACCAACGCTATCGTGAGAAAAAGCGTCAGTGGGATGACCGCACGTTCGAGATTGTCTTTGAGGACGAGCACATCATCGTTGTCAACAAATCCGCCGGCACGCTGACCGTCCCAACCGATCGTGGCGAGCCCAACAGCTTGGTCGACCGTGTGTCGATTTACCTGAGCTACTCCAAAGCTAAGAAAGAGGCCTTCGTCGTCCATCGACTGGACCGGGAAACGTCAGGTCTCCTGGTCTTCGCCAAACACGAACCCATCGCGGATTTGCTGATCGAACAATTCAAGGACCGTCGCCCCACTCGCGTGTTCCATGCGATCGTGGCAGGGAATGTCGTCGAGGATGAAGGCACCTTTGAATCGCACTTGGCCACCGGCAGCAACCTGGATCGTTACGAAACCCGTCCGGGCAAAGACACCGACGAAGCCATCACGCACTACAAGGTGGTTCGTCGGTTGGTCGAACGAGAGTCCAGCCACGGCGAAGACACCACGCTGATCGAAGCCCAACTCGAAACCAGCAAACGCAACCAAGTTCGCGTGCAATTCGCAAACGCCGGGCATCCGGTGCTGGGAGAACCACGCTACAAACCCAAAGAAGCCACCCACGCTCGCTGGCACCGCAAACGCATGGCGTTGCACGCCAGTTCGCTGGGCTTCTTTCATCCCGTCTCCGGTGAACCAGTCAACTTCGACACGCCGCTGCCCAGTGCCATGGAAAAGTTCGTCGCAGGAGCACGTGGACGAAGTGACCGACCGACTGGATCGGCACCCAGTGGAGAAGCATGA
- a CDS encoding ABC transporter permease, whose amino-acid sequence MFRYVLKTLWRHRTRTLLTVTGAAVAMFVFCFVGSVQEGLHRLTTGSDADRNLIVFQENRFCPTSSRLPEDYERVIAKVPGVRDVMPIQVWTNNCRASLDIVVFNGADPKQIQQTRPLKLISGSWQQFESNRDAAIVGRNVAQRRGLKVGNQFTIGELSVRVAGVFESSVPSEENLIYTSLQFLQYTRGLDAAGLVTQHEVMLTEDADPDRVAAAIDQKLRAGAVATKTRRKGAFQASTLSDLVDLIGFAHWLGYACVALVLSLVATTTVMSVQDRIKEYAVLQTVGVRPLRAMRLVLAESTILCLVGGVAGTVLALAALGFGGFAIGAEGATIAFRPSLGLAVTGTVVSVLVGILAGLVPAIQAATVPIVNALRQA is encoded by the coding sequence ATGTTTCGTTATGTTTTGAAAACGCTTTGGCGACACCGCACGCGGACGCTGCTGACCGTCACCGGCGCTGCCGTTGCGATGTTTGTGTTTTGCTTTGTTGGTTCGGTCCAAGAGGGCCTGCATCGGCTGACGACGGGATCGGACGCGGATCGCAATCTGATTGTTTTCCAAGAGAACCGGTTTTGTCCGACCAGCAGTCGTTTGCCAGAAGACTACGAACGGGTGATCGCAAAGGTCCCCGGTGTACGCGACGTGATGCCCATTCAGGTATGGACGAACAATTGCCGGGCCAGTCTTGACATTGTGGTGTTCAATGGGGCGGACCCAAAGCAGATTCAGCAAACACGTCCGTTGAAATTGATCAGTGGCAGTTGGCAGCAGTTTGAGTCGAACCGAGACGCGGCCATCGTGGGCCGGAACGTTGCCCAGCGTCGCGGGCTGAAGGTCGGGAATCAATTCACGATTGGGGAATTGTCCGTGCGTGTCGCGGGGGTCTTTGAATCCAGCGTGCCGTCGGAAGAGAACTTGATTTACACCAGCCTGCAGTTTTTGCAGTACACACGAGGGTTGGACGCAGCGGGGTTGGTGACGCAACACGAGGTCATGCTCACCGAGGATGCGGATCCCGACCGCGTGGCGGCAGCGATTGATCAAAAGCTGCGGGCCGGCGCGGTCGCGACCAAGACCCGCCGAAAGGGAGCGTTTCAGGCCAGCACTTTGTCGGACTTGGTGGATTTGATTGGCTTCGCGCATTGGCTCGGTTACGCCTGTGTGGCGCTGGTGTTGTCATTGGTTGCGACGACCACGGTGATGAGCGTCCAGGACCGGATCAAAGAGTACGCGGTGCTGCAAACCGTGGGCGTTCGTCCGCTGCGGGCCATGCGATTGGTGTTGGCGGAAAGCACCATCCTGTGCTTGGTGGGCGGGGTCGCGGGAACCGTGCTGGCGCTCGCCGCCCTCGGGTTCGGAGGGTTTGCAATTGGTGCAGAGGGAGCCACGATTGCATTTCGCCCATCGCTGGGGTTGGCGGTCACCGGAACCGTGGTATCGGTCTTGGTTGGGATCCTCGCCGGGTTGGTACCCGCCATTCAGGCTGCCACCGTCCCGATCGTCAACGCCCTGCGGCAGGCGTGA
- a CDS encoding SGNH/GDSL hydrolase family protein, which translates to MRYCLFVFLFSFVWSSAVHAEELPEVLIIGDSISIGYTPYVAAELEGKAVVRHNPGNAQDSGTGVQKLERWIGTEQWDVIHFNWGLWDLCYRHPQSKVQGNRDKVNGTLTTPVEQYEKNLDEIVSRLKTTNAKLIWAQTTTVPEGEAGRKVGDDTIYNEAAARVMNKHGLAVNDLNQVSDSFAADLYVAPGNVHFTAEGSKKLAAAVTEAVLKALED; encoded by the coding sequence ATGAGATACTGCCTGTTCGTTTTTCTCTTTTCTTTTGTTTGGTCTTCGGCCGTTCACGCGGAAGAGTTGCCGGAGGTGTTGATCATTGGCGATTCCATTTCAATTGGTTACACACCCTACGTTGCTGCTGAGCTGGAAGGCAAAGCGGTGGTTCGCCACAACCCTGGGAACGCACAAGATTCGGGGACCGGAGTGCAGAAGCTGGAGAGATGGATTGGTACCGAGCAGTGGGATGTGATCCATTTCAATTGGGGACTATGGGATCTTTGCTATCGACATCCGCAGTCCAAGGTTCAGGGGAACCGAGACAAGGTCAATGGGACGCTGACGACGCCGGTGGAACAGTACGAGAAGAACCTGGATGAGATCGTTTCGCGACTCAAGACGACGAATGCGAAGCTGATTTGGGCTCAGACGACCACGGTCCCGGAAGGTGAGGCTGGCCGGAAGGTCGGGGATGACACCATTTACAACGAGGCCGCGGCACGAGTCATGAACAAACACGGCCTTGCGGTGAATGACCTCAACCAGGTTTCGGATTCCTTCGCCGCGGATCTGTACGTTGCCCCGGGCAATGTTCATTTCACAGCGGAGGGATCGAAGAAGCTGGCGGCTGCAGTGACCGAGGCGGTCTTGAAGGCGTTGGAGGATTAG